In a genomic window of Eriocheir sinensis breed Jianghai 21 chromosome 38, ASM2467909v1, whole genome shotgun sequence:
- the LOC127008801 gene encoding cuticle protein 19.8-like, with amino-acid sequence MLPQETTQAKLGPVQSRSEASSHQVSLTPSPKTLPFVFQICVCAVFAFTGVAAFPSFHPAPPLYHPPAPYHPPAPYHPPAPHYPDVPPKYEYSYDVNDDYQKLNFEKTESRDGYKTEGSYSVQLPDGRKQIVTYNDNGDGLEAEVTYEGDIVAEVYPAHPHPAPSYPSLPYFPPYQPPVYHPVPTYSSHPAPAAAAAQAAPEAAVSLEASSEESSEDAAPAKIVEEPAPAPAEAEVVAAPAEDAEEAAQSSPLVEEEDAPISLEEEVEDAGEEAEDAEDTTVPPEE; translated from the exons ATGCTTCCTCAG GAAACCACACAAGCAAAATTAGGACCTGTTCAAAGTCGCTCAGAAGCCTCCTCACACCAGGTATCGTTAACACCATCACCCAAgacccttcccttcgtcttccagATCTGCGTGTGTGCTGTCTTCGCCTTCACGGGGGTGgctgccttcccctccttccaccccGCTCCTCCCCTGTACCACCCGCCAGCCCCCTACCACCCGCCAGCCCCCTACCACCCACCTGCCCCGCACTACCCTGAT GTGCCGCCCAAGTACGAGTATTCCTATGACGTGAACGACGACTACCAGAAGCTCAATTTCGAGAAGACCGAGTCGCGTGACGGCTACAAGACGGAGGGGTCCTACTCCGTGCAGCTGCCGGACGGCCGCAAGCAGATCGTAACCTACAACGACAACGGGGACGGCCTCGAGGCGGAGGTGACTTACGAGGGCGACATCGTGGCGGAGGTGTATCCCGCCCACCCCCACCCGGCGCCCAGCTACCCCAGCTTGCCCTACTTCCCCCCTTACCAGCCCCCGGTCTACCACCCCGTCCCCACCTACTCCTCAcaccccgcccccgccgccgccgccgcgcaggCTGCCCCCGAGGCCGCCGTGTCCCTGGAGGCTTCTTCGGAAGAGAGCAGCGAGGACGCGGCGCCAGCCAAGATCGTGGAGGAGCCTGCACCCGCACCCGCCGAGGCCGAGGTCGTGGCCGCCCCCGCTGAGGACGCCGAGGAGGCGGCACAGTCGAGCCccctagtggaggaggaggatgcgcctatctccctggaggaggaggtggaggatgcgggagaggaggcagaggatgcTGAGGACACCACTGTGCCGCCCGAGGAATAG